Sequence from the Sphingobacteriaceae bacterium GW460-11-11-14-LB5 genome:
GTAAAAAAGTAATCGGCGATAAAAGAGCAAAGCGCATTATTGCTGTTTTTAAAGATGAGACCGGAATCATGGAACTGGTTTGGTTCCAGAGTTTAAAATGGGTTGATGATAATATCACCGTTGGCACTGCTTATGTAGCTTTTGGTAAACCTAGCATCTTTAACGGAACATTCAGCATCTCACATCCTGAAATGGAGCTGTATCAGCGCAAACAGGTGGGAAGAGGTAATTTAACCTTGCAGCCGGTTTATAACTCAACAGAGAAGCTTAAAAAGTTTAATCTCGATTCAAAAGGCTTACAACGTTTAATCGCCGGCCTGTTGGATCAGATTATTCCTCAGGTTCCAGAAAATTTACCTCCATACATTATTGATAAGTATCAGCTGCCAGATAAAAGACTGGCCTTGCTGAATATTCATTTTCCTAAAAATCAGCAGGATTTAAGCGCTGCGGAAAGACGCCTTAAATTTGAGGAATTGTTCTTCATCCAATTGCAGCTTTTACACAATAAACATTTGCGCCAGTTAAAGTTTAAAGGCGTAACTTTTGAAAAAGTTGGCGAAAAAGTAAACCGTTTTTATAACGAGTTTTTGCCCTTTGAATTAACGAATGCCCAAAAACGGGTAGTTAAGGAAATCAGAATTGATACCCAACGGGGCGTACAAATGAACCGGCTTGTTCAAGGCGACGTAGGGAGTGGTAAAACTGCTGTTGCACTAATGAGTATGCTTTTGGCAAATGACAACGGCTATCAGGCTTGTATGATGGCGCCTACGGAGATTTTAGCCCGTCAGCACTATGCATCTATCACATCGCTGGTAACTGACGACCTGGTGCGTGTTGCCATCCTTACAGGAAACACTAAAAAGAAGGAGCGCACGATTTTGCATGAGCAATTGGAGAGTGGGGAAATCGATATTCTGATCGGAACACATGCCCTGATTGAGGATAAGGTTCAGTTTAGGAATCTGGGGCTGGTTGTAATTGATGAACAACACCGTTTTGGTGTGGAGCAACGCGCTAAACTTTGGCGGAAAAATATCATTCCACCACATATTCTCGTGATGACCGCTACACCCATTCCGCGCACTTTGGCCATGACCTTATATGGTGATCTTGATGTTTCGATCATCGACGAATTACCTGCGGGTAGAAAACCCATAGAAACCAAACACCTTTTTGAAGGCCAACGTCTCAGGATGTTTGGTTTTATGAAGCAGGAAATTGCCAAAGGCAGGCAGGTTTATATTGTTTATCCTTTAATTAAAGAAAGCGAGAAATTAGATCTTTTACATCTCGAAGCGGGCATTGAGCAGCTGAGTTATCAGTTTCCTAGACCGGATTACCAAATGAGTATTGTTCATGGACAAATGCCCAATGCGGATAAACAGTTCGAAATGCAGCAGTTTATTGATGGTAAAAGCCAGATTATGGTGGCTACAACCGTAATAGAGGTGGGCGTAAATGTGCCTAATGCTTCGGTT
This genomic interval carries:
- a CDS encoding ATP-dependent DNA helicase RecG, with protein sequence MFNSVLDTPVEFLKGVGPSRADVLKKDLGLFTYQDMLAHYPFRYIDRTKYFKINQINPDSQYIQIIGRVISKKVIGDKRAKRIIAVFKDETGIMELVWFQSLKWVDDNITVGTAYVAFGKPSIFNGTFSISHPEMELYQRKQVGRGNLTLQPVYNSTEKLKKFNLDSKGLQRLIAGLLDQIIPQVPENLPPYIIDKYQLPDKRLALLNIHFPKNQQDLSAAERRLKFEELFFIQLQLLHNKHLRQLKFKGVTFEKVGEKVNRFYNEFLPFELTNAQKRVVKEIRIDTQRGVQMNRLVQGDVGSGKTAVALMSMLLANDNGYQACMMAPTEILARQHYASITSLVTDDLVRVAILTGNTKKKERTILHEQLESGEIDILIGTHALIEDKVQFRNLGLVVIDEQHRFGVEQRAKLWRKNIIPPHILVMTATPIPRTLAMTLYGDLDVSIIDELPAGRKPIETKHLFEGQRLRMFGFMKQEIAKGRQVYIVYPLIKESEKLDLLHLEAGIEQLSYQFPRPDYQMSIVHGQMPNADKQFEMQQFIDGKSQIMVATTVIEVGVNVPNASVMVIENAERFGLSQLHQLRGRVGRGAEQSFCILMSGNKLSKEGKIRLETMVRTNNGFEISEIDLQLRGPGDITGTQQSGVLDLKLADLAKDQIILSEARNTVIALFEDDPQLAKPENAILKAYLQKLERGISFDKIS